A region from the Candidatus Tenderia electrophaga genome encodes:
- a CDS encoding mercuric reductase, with translation MSASHANQPLCIAIVGTGSGAFAAAIAAVERGAQVTMIEAAGVIGGTCVNVGCVPSKLLIRGAHIAHQQSYHGFAGIPFHTPVIHRASMVTQQQDLVEKLRQEKYENILETNPGISLVRGVARFKDACTLTVTKTDGSEKDIGADRILLAVGARPAVPPITGLNGTPYWTSTEALVAEEIPKHLLIIGASVVAVELAQALRHLGAEVTVLARSTLLSKEDTDIGEGLAKVFTDEGIKVISHTAAEAVSHDGRQFTLSMSTGEQLQGDRLLVATGREPNTAALDLDKAGVETDRRGAIVIDDHMRTNVDNIYAAGDCTSQPQFVYVAAAAGTRAARNMTGDDVALDLSAMPAVVFTHPQVGTVGLTERQAKEQGVDVQSRTLKLENVPRALANRDTRGFIKLVAEKANGRIVGCQVLADEGGEVIQTAALAIRSRMTIPLLADQLFPYLTMVEGLKLCAQTFSKDVNQLSCCAG, from the coding sequence ATGAGCGCGAGCCACGCGAACCAGCCCTTGTGCATCGCCATCGTCGGCACCGGCTCGGGCGCCTTCGCAGCGGCCATTGCGGCCGTTGAACGCGGCGCGCAAGTCACCATGATCGAAGCCGCCGGTGTGATCGGTGGCACCTGCGTCAACGTCGGTTGCGTACCGTCGAAGCTATTGATTCGCGGTGCGCATATTGCCCATCAACAGAGCTATCATGGATTTGCCGGTATTCCATTTCATACACCGGTGATCCATCGTGCCAGCATGGTGACGCAACAACAGGATTTGGTGGAGAAACTGCGTCAGGAAAAATATGAAAATATTTTGGAAACCAACCCCGGCATCAGCCTGGTGCGTGGAGTGGCGCGTTTCAAAGATGCCTGCACCTTGACCGTAACCAAAACCGATGGCAGCGAAAAAGACATCGGCGCTGACCGCATCTTGTTGGCCGTGGGCGCCAGGCCTGCCGTACCACCCATCACCGGCCTGAACGGAACACCCTATTGGACTTCCACCGAGGCACTGGTCGCGGAAGAAATCCCGAAGCATTTGCTCATCATCGGCGCCTCCGTGGTGGCCGTGGAGCTGGCACAGGCCCTCCGCCATCTGGGCGCGGAAGTCACCGTGCTGGCGCGTTCGACCCTGCTGTCGAAAGAGGACACCGATATTGGCGAGGGTTTGGCGAAGGTCTTCACCGATGAAGGTATTAAGGTCATATCACATACCGCAGCGGAAGCCGTGAGCCATGATGGCCGGCAATTTACACTAAGCATGTCCACAGGCGAACAATTGCAAGGTGACCGCCTGCTGGTGGCCACCGGCCGTGAACCCAATACGGCAGCTTTAGATCTGGACAAGGCCGGTGTGGAAACCGATCGGCGCGGCGCCATCGTCATTGACGATCACATGCGTACCAACGTGGACAACATATACGCCGCCGGTGACTGCACCAGCCAACCGCAGTTCGTGTACGTGGCCGCCGCGGCGGGTACACGTGCCGCGCGCAACATGACCGGCGATGATGTGGCGCTCGACCTGTCGGCCATGCCCGCGGTGGTGTTCACCCACCCGCAGGTGGGTACGGTGGGATTAACGGAACGGCAGGCGAAAGAGCAGGGGGTGGACGTGCAGAGCCGCACCCTTAAGTTGGAAAACGTGCCGCGGGCCCTGGCCAATAGGGACACGCGGGGATTTATCAAACTGGTGGCGGAAAAGGCCAATGGCCGCATCGTCGGCTGCCAGGTCCTGGCCGACGAAGGTGGCGAAGTTATCCAAACCGCGGCACTGGCGATTCGCAGCCGCATGACCATTCCGCTACTGGCGGACCAGTTGTTCCCTTACCTGACCATGGTCGAGGGATTGAAACTCTGTGCCCAAACCTTCAGCAAGGATGTAAACCAACTGTCCTGTTGTGCGGGATAG
- a CDS encoding mercury transporter MerT has product MSSGAGKGTLVGGVIAAIAASTCCIGPLVLLMLGISGSWIGNLSALEPYRPIFIGLTLIFLGLAFRKLYLVPQACAVDAPCARPANLRKQRIAFWVVSVFVLVVISFPWYGPYLLD; this is encoded by the coding sequence GTGAGCAGCGGGGCCGGCAAGGGCACCCTGGTCGGCGGCGTTATCGCCGCCATCGCCGCCTCCACCTGTTGTATCGGCCCCTTAGTATTGCTGATGCTGGGCATCAGCGGCTCGTGGATCGGTAATCTCAGCGCCCTGGAACCCTACCGGCCCATTTTCATCGGCCTGACTCTGATCTTTCTGGGGTTGGCCTTTCGCAAACTGTATCTCGTCCCCCAGGCCTGCGCCGTGGACGCACCCTGCGCCCGGCCCGCCAACCTGCGCAAGCAGCGCATCGCCTTCTGGGTCGTGAGCGTGTTCGTGCTGGTGGTGATCAGTTTCCCCTGGTATGGGCCTTATCTACTGGATTGA